A region of Nitrospinota bacterium DNA encodes the following proteins:
- a CDS encoding efflux RND transporter periplasmic adaptor subunit codes for MRSFKFTAFALALLALAACGKSAGKDEAKKQTGSPITVTQAEVASMPVVEEVVGWIESKNAPVVSAETPGRVSKVYVDAGTRVTAGQLLATLDPTDNEIAAQAARAEAMRVDALLGNQRRLVERYQGLAAENFISKVTLDNAESQLMALEEQAKAANAQRSAAERKLDKTRIVAPITGQVDQRFVSEGSYIDMGKPVFQLSSGSKIRAYLPFPETVADQVKPGLKVALSTPSDSSGEYEGAISDVRPMVGASNRAVVAAVEMDNPGVWKPGASVTGRVTLHVIENAVIVPEQSVVKRPAGEVVYVVEKEQASQRVVKTGYRATGAAQILEGLAGGETVALDGASYLTDKAQVTVKNPKTVGQAPAAGVK; via the coding sequence ATGAGAAGTTTCAAGTTTACGGCTTTTGCCCTGGCTCTTCTGGCTTTGGCGGCTTGCGGTAAAAGCGCCGGGAAAGACGAGGCCAAAAAGCAGACCGGCTCACCGATAACCGTAACTCAGGCCGAGGTGGCCTCCATGCCGGTTGTAGAAGAGGTGGTGGGGTGGATAGAAAGCAAGAACGCCCCGGTGGTGTCGGCGGAGACGCCTGGCCGGGTGTCCAAAGTTTACGTTGACGCGGGAACCCGGGTGACTGCGGGCCAGCTATTGGCCACGCTGGACCCAACCGACAACGAGATAGCCGCCCAGGCCGCCCGGGCGGAGGCCATGCGGGTGGACGCGCTTCTTGGCAATCAGCGCAGGCTGGTGGAGCGTTACCAGGGGCTGGCGGCGGAGAATTTCATTTCCAAGGTCACGCTGGACAACGCCGAGTCCCAGCTTATGGCGCTGGAGGAGCAGGCCAAGGCGGCCAACGCCCAGCGGAGCGCCGCGGAGCGGAAGCTGGATAAAACCCGCATCGTGGCGCCCATCACCGGCCAGGTGGATCAAAGGTTTGTCTCTGAGGGAAGCTATATAGACATGGGCAAACCCGTCTTCCAGCTTTCGTCCGGCTCCAAGATTCGCGCATATCTGCCCTTTCCGGAGACCGTGGCCGACCAGGTGAAACCCGGCCTTAAGGTGGCCCTGTCCACCCCGTCGGATTCCTCCGGGGAATATGAGGGAGCGATAAGCGATGTGCGCCCCATGGTTGGAGCCAGCAACCGGGCGGTGGTGGCGGCGGTGGAGATGGACAATCCCGGCGTATGGAAACCAGGCGCCTCGGTGACCGGCAGGGTGACCCTTCACGTTATTGAGAACGCCGTGATAGTCCCCGAGCAGAGCGTGGTGAAACGGCCAGCCGGTGAGGTGGTTTACGTTGTGGAAAAGGAACAGGCGTCCCAACGGGTGGTGAAGACCGGTTACAGGGCCACCGGGGCCGCGCAGATCCTCGAAGGCCTGGCCGGTGGCGAGACCGTGGCGTTGGACGGAGCCTCATACCTTACCGACAAGGCGCAAGTGACGGTGAAGAACCCGAAAACCGTGGGGCAGGCCCCAGCGGCAGGAGTGAAGTAA
- a CDS encoding TetR/AcrR family transcriptional regulator: protein MAKGTRAGGGTGGKPKESDGAAKILAAAERLFAKAGFEAVSMNDVAKASGMSKANIFHHYKSKRDLYLAVMRCCAKDGHDNLRQSMENGASMGESLRMISRNHMENIFAKERVTRLVWRGLLEDGERLGRDLAEKVFGENFQAMRDFIRAGQKRGDLRTDIDPAALALVIVGSNIFYFQARNIFRHFPSVDFGDDMARYSEKLMDILLNGVVANPGESVAGKAPADKAGKAKRRKGKTA, encoded by the coding sequence ATGGCGAAGGGAACACGGGCCGGCGGCGGCACGGGCGGCAAACCGAAAGAGAGCGACGGGGCCGCGAAGATACTGGCGGCGGCGGAGCGGCTTTTCGCCAAGGCGGGGTTTGAGGCGGTCTCCATGAACGACGTGGCCAAGGCGTCGGGCATGAGCAAGGCCAACATCTTCCACCACTACAAATCCAAGCGGGACCTTTACCTGGCCGTGATGCGCTGTTGCGCCAAGGACGGCCATGACAACCTGCGGCAATCCATGGAAAACGGCGCATCCATGGGCGAAAGCCTGCGGATGATATCCAGGAACCACATGGAGAACATCTTCGCCAAGGAAAGGGTTACCCGTCTCGTCTGGCGCGGCCTTCTGGAAGACGGGGAGCGGCTGGGCAGGGACCTGGCTGAAAAAGTCTTTGGCGAGAATTTCCAGGCCATGCGGGATTTCATCCGCGCCGGGCAGAAGCGGGGGGATTTAAGAACAGACATAGACCCGGCGGCGCTGGCGCTGGTAATTGTGGGCTCCAACATTTTCTATTTTCAGGCCAGGAACATATTCAGGCATTTCCCCTCGGTGGATTTCGGGGACGACATGGCGCGGTATAGCGAAAAACTGATGGATATCCTGCTCAACGGCGTTGTGGCCAACCCCGGCGAAAGTGTTGCGGGCAAGGCGCCGGCGGACAAGGCGGGAAAAGCAAAGCGGCGGAAAGGGAAAACGGCATGA
- a CDS encoding ParA family protein, producing the protein MASADKSPKTIATINFKGGVGKTTVTWCLGDILSSMTNEDVLMFDLDAQMSLTQAITLNEDTGHLEDRFSKWYEKALQHKKSIFDALDSFARPEQKFDFSIKRDFVYEITEHFHFVPSVEDLYWLELEVFDRDSVKDFIRRLLGKITNSPKMPRYSYVLFDCPPSFSLLSYSVLSCCDMVLIPVNPDFFASRGTSLILNSLRMRIEPHPLPKIGVFMNKAKTWSNQPTKEVQFYMREVERVCREATSTQKIEARFFKSYIRERVGIKRAITGGGVPGGVVPDFQNLWRECVEFLND; encoded by the coding sequence ATGGCATCGGCTGATAAAAGTCCTAAAACAATAGCTACCATTAATTTCAAGGGTGGCGTCGGGAAAACGACAGTCACTTGGTGTCTTGGCGATATTCTTTCTTCAATGACGAATGAGGATGTTTTAATGTTTGACCTCGATGCTCAGATGTCACTTACTCAGGCTATCACATTAAATGAGGATACGGGTCATTTGGAAGATAGATTTTCAAAGTGGTATGAAAAAGCACTTCAGCACAAAAAATCCATCTTTGATGCATTGGACTCATTTGCCAGACCTGAGCAGAAGTTTGACTTTTCAATAAAACGAGATTTCGTTTATGAAATAACAGAACATTTCCATTTCGTTCCTTCTGTTGAAGATTTATATTGGCTGGAGCTTGAGGTTTTCGACAGGGACTCGGTAAAAGATTTTATCAGGCGATTATTGGGAAAGATTACGAATTCGCCCAAGATGCCCAGATACAGCTATGTTTTATTCGATTGCCCACCATCATTTTCTTTGCTCTCATATAGCGTGCTTAGCTGTTGCGACATGGTGCTCATTCCCGTCAATCCAGACTTTTTTGCATCGCGTGGAACAAGCCTGATTCTAAACTCGCTAAGAATGCGTATAGAGCCGCACCCCCTACCTAAAATCGGCGTATTTATGAATAAGGCAAAAACATGGAGTAATCAGCCGACAAAAGAAGTACAATTTTATATGCGTGAGGTTGAAAGAGTATGTCGGGAAGCAACTTCTACTCAGAAGATTGAAGCAAGATTCTTTAAGTCGTATATCCGGGAAAGGGTTGGTATAAAAAGAGCTATAACTGGCGGTGGCGTCCCCGGAGGAGTAGTCCCTGATTTTCAAAATCTATGGAGAGAATGTGTGGAATTTCTAAATGACTGA
- a CDS encoding class I SAM-dependent RNA methyltransferase has product MSPDLLTITIDRLAFGGAGVGRHEGKAVFVTGAFPGDTVLARVEKDKKRHAEASVAQVITPSPSRREPLCPHANSCGGCPWISLEYPAQLEWKREIVTEQLRRIGKVECFVAPVEPSPLELGYRSRVRMKMDNDGSAVYLGFRVKGLYGSMAPVTACPVSNGKVNVILGELRQYLSTVAGKVKEVYEVEIETGLPEEKGRVTLLSFGTVGEEVAPGMLSACPSVGGVSVKEGRGALKSWGAVELAMEVGLAEPLKFGPGVFSQVNPAGNLKLVEKVTRFAQLKNYETALDLYCGNGNIALPLAMGGADITGVESGIEAVRYAEINRVRLGIASARFIQGDSAHMATKMAEEGKRFDVIVLDPPRGGAKGLMPTVARLAGRRVIYVSCDPPSLARDAGDLVAQGFDLHKAVPVDMFPQTSHVEVVAVFNRLV; this is encoded by the coding sequence GTGAGCCCGGACCTTTTAACAATCACCATAGACAGGCTGGCTTTCGGCGGGGCCGGCGTGGGCCGTCACGAAGGCAAGGCGGTGTTCGTGACCGGCGCTTTCCCCGGCGACACCGTGTTAGCCCGGGTGGAAAAAGACAAAAAGCGCCACGCCGAGGCTTCCGTGGCCCAGGTTATCACCCCATCCCCGTCGCGCAGGGAGCCTTTGTGCCCCCACGCCAATTCCTGCGGCGGTTGTCCATGGATCTCCCTTGAATATCCCGCCCAGCTGGAATGGAAACGCGAAATAGTCACCGAACAGCTCCGCCGGATAGGAAAGGTGGAGTGTTTTGTGGCGCCGGTGGAGCCTTCGCCGCTGGAGCTGGGGTACCGCTCCCGGGTGCGGATGAAAATGGATAACGACGGTTCGGCGGTTTACCTGGGGTTCCGCGTGAAAGGGCTATACGGCTCCATGGCGCCGGTAACCGCATGTCCCGTGTCCAACGGAAAAGTGAACGTCATTCTCGGCGAGCTCCGGCAATATCTTTCCACCGTGGCGGGGAAGGTGAAGGAAGTTTACGAAGTGGAGATAGAAACCGGCCTGCCGGAGGAGAAAGGGCGGGTTACATTGCTATCCTTCGGGACGGTTGGGGAAGAGGTCGCGCCGGGCATGTTGAGCGCCTGCCCATCGGTGGGCGGGGTGTCCGTCAAGGAGGGCCGGGGAGCGCTGAAATCCTGGGGGGCTGTGGAGCTTGCCATGGAGGTGGGGCTGGCGGAGCCGTTAAAGTTCGGGCCGGGAGTGTTCAGCCAGGTGAACCCGGCGGGCAACCTGAAACTGGTGGAGAAAGTTACCCGGTTCGCCCAGCTTAAAAATTACGAGACCGCGCTGGATTTATATTGCGGCAATGGGAACATCGCCCTCCCCCTGGCCATGGGTGGAGCGGACATTACGGGCGTGGAGTCGGGAATCGAAGCCGTACGTTACGCCGAAATCAACCGGGTAAGGCTTGGAATAGCGTCCGCCAGGTTCATCCAGGGGGACTCGGCCCACATGGCCACGAAAATGGCGGAGGAAGGGAAACGGTTCGACGTGATAGTTTTAGACCCGCCCCGGGGCGGCGCCAAGGGGCTTATGCCCACGGTGGCCAGGCTTGCCGGGCGCCGGGTGATATATGTGTCTTGCGACCCGCCGTCGCTGGCCCGGGACGCGGGCGATCTTGTGGCCCAGGGTTTTGATTTGCATAAAGCCGTTCCGGTGGACATGTTTCCGCAAACCTCCCACGTGGAGGTTGTGGCCGTTTTCAACCGTCTCGTCTAG
- a CDS encoding N-acetyltransferase: MEVNITPTAQKEAPALPGIFRPAVIADARKIQSLINGYAEKGLMLPRSLNDLFEAIRQYIIYEENGEVVGVCGLHVAWEDLAEVRGLAVDQAHSGKGIGAQLVTRAIAEAKKLGIPKVFCLTYVPGFFSKLGFTVVEKHEFPHKIWSDCVRCHKFPDCDETGMARLVDL, encoded by the coding sequence ATGGAAGTTAATATTACCCCAACGGCGCAAAAAGAGGCGCCAGCCTTGCCAGGCATTTTCAGGCCGGCGGTTATCGCCGACGCCAGGAAAATCCAGAGCCTTATCAACGGTTACGCGGAAAAGGGGCTTATGCTTCCCCGCTCCCTCAACGACCTGTTCGAGGCAATCCGCCAGTACATAATCTACGAAGAGAACGGCGAAGTGGTGGGGGTGTGCGGCCTGCATGTGGCCTGGGAAGACCTGGCCGAAGTGCGCGGCCTGGCGGTGGACCAGGCCCATTCCGGCAAGGGGATTGGCGCCCAGCTTGTGACCCGCGCCATCGCCGAAGCCAAAAAATTGGGCATACCGAAGGTTTTCTGTCTGACGTACGTCCCCGGATTCTTCTCCAAGCTGGGGTTCACCGTGGTGGAGAAACACGAGTTCCCCCACAAGATATGGAGCGATTGCGTGCGATGCCACAAGTTCCCCGATTGCGATGAAACGGGAATGGCCCGGCTCGTGGATCTTTAA
- the xerD gene encoding site-specific tyrosine recombinase XerD, whose product MSAPNLEILLDGFLNHLLVEQNRSPATIEGYNRDIRKLLERIHSKSLPGVVEMTSMDITRFLKSLRDVGLSPTSVARLLAAVKGFFRYLNAEGVIKGNPADIVGAPKLWRSVPDTLSIEEVDRLLTAPDVSTPEGLRDQAMLETMYATGLRVSELVGLGAGNVNFEMGFVSTMGKGSKERVTPMGETALERVKEYRKEARPKLLKGRMSDMLFVTRRGGAMTRQGFWKIVKKHAVKAGVIKEISPHTLRHSFATHLLEHGADLRSVQRMLGHSDISTTQIYTHVNKKQMREVYDSAHPRAK is encoded by the coding sequence ATGAGCGCTCCCAACCTGGAAATCCTTCTGGACGGATTCTTGAACCACTTGCTGGTTGAGCAAAACCGCTCGCCGGCCACCATAGAGGGATACAACAGGGACATTAGAAAACTTCTGGAGCGTATTCACTCCAAAAGTTTGCCGGGAGTGGTGGAGATGACCTCCATGGACATCACCAGGTTCTTAAAATCCCTGCGGGACGTGGGGCTTTCCCCCACCTCTGTGGCCCGGCTCCTGGCGGCGGTAAAAGGATTCTTCCGCTACCTTAACGCCGAAGGGGTGATAAAAGGCAATCCGGCGGATATCGTGGGCGCTCCAAAACTGTGGAGGTCCGTGCCGGACACCCTTTCCATAGAAGAGGTGGACAGGCTGTTGACCGCGCCGGACGTCTCAACACCCGAGGGCCTGCGCGACCAGGCCATGCTGGAGACGATGTACGCCACGGGGCTAAGGGTTTCGGAGCTTGTGGGGCTTGGCGCCGGGAACGTGAATTTCGAAATGGGATTTGTGTCCACCATGGGCAAAGGCTCCAAGGAACGGGTGACGCCCATGGGCGAAACCGCCCTTGAACGGGTGAAAGAGTACCGTAAAGAAGCCCGCCCGAAACTTCTCAAGGGCCGGATGTCCGACATGCTTTTCGTAACCCGCCGCGGGGGCGCCATGACCCGGCAGGGTTTTTGGAAAATAGTGAAAAAACACGCGGTAAAGGCGGGTGTCATAAAGGAGATAAGCCCGCACACCCTCCGGCATTCGTTCGCCACCCATCTTCTTGAGCACGGGGCGGACCTGCGCTCGGTACAAAGGATGCTGGGCCATTCAGACATCTCCACCACGCAGATTTACACCCACGTTAACAAGAAACAGATGAGGGAGGTTTACGACAGCGCCCACCCACGGGCAAAATAA
- a CDS encoding ABC transporter substrate-binding protein: MSRFEKSLVLIRGKLRLAALFTLVTGAFFLLPACADKPTLLRVGTNIWPGYECLYLARSLGQYDPARIRLVEYPSASAVIRAYRNGAIEAAAVTMDEALLLVEQRQAGVMTLIMDVSEGADVIMAKPGIGSIAELKGKKVGVETGALGAYMLTRALNYKKMSLYDIHVVPLEHNEHERAYLEGKVDALVTFEPVTTRLKKAGGRILFDSAMIPEEIVDVLVVRQEVLEEQNESVLSLFQGWFYALEYLKKNPKDAAKRMAARENISPEELLQLLKGIRFPDINENLVMLSGEDPSFRKTVGMLSDIMYTNKILFYRMDPNPLVTSSVIEQMVE, encoded by the coding sequence ATGTCCAGATTTGAAAAATCCTTGGTTCTTATCAGGGGAAAGTTGCGTCTTGCGGCTTTGTTTACGCTGGTTACGGGCGCCTTTTTCCTTCTTCCCGCCTGTGCGGACAAACCAACGCTTTTGCGGGTGGGAACCAATATTTGGCCCGGGTATGAATGCTTATACCTTGCCAGGAGCCTTGGCCAATACGATCCGGCGCGAATAAGGCTGGTGGAGTACCCGTCGGCCTCGGCTGTTATACGGGCTTACCGCAACGGGGCCATCGAGGCGGCGGCCGTCACCATGGACGAGGCGTTGCTTCTTGTAGAACAGCGTCAGGCGGGCGTGATGACGCTTATAATGGATGTTTCCGAGGGGGCCGATGTGATAATGGCCAAACCGGGCATTGGCTCCATTGCGGAGTTAAAAGGCAAAAAGGTGGGGGTGGAAACCGGAGCCCTTGGGGCTTACATGCTCACCCGGGCCCTGAATTACAAGAAGATGAGCCTTTATGATATCCATGTTGTGCCGCTGGAGCATAACGAGCATGAACGGGCGTACCTTGAGGGAAAGGTGGACGCGCTCGTGACGTTCGAGCCTGTAACCACGCGTCTTAAAAAAGCCGGGGGCAGGATCCTGTTCGATAGCGCAATGATACCCGAGGAAATCGTGGACGTGCTTGTGGTCCGGCAGGAGGTTTTAGAGGAACAGAATGAAAGCGTCCTGTCCCTCTTCCAGGGCTGGTTCTACGCGCTGGAGTATCTGAAAAAAAATCCGAAGGATGCGGCAAAGCGCATGGCCGCCCGGGAAAACATATCCCCTGAAGAACTCCTCCAGCTGTTGAAAGGGATTCGCTTCCCGGATATAAATGAAAACCTCGTCATGCTTTCGGGCGAAGATCCGTCATTTAGAAAAACCGTCGGCATGCTCTCGGATATAATGTACACAAACAAGATCCTTTTTTACCGGATGGATCCCAACCCCCTGGTAACATCCTCCGTAATTGAGCAGATGGTCGAATGA